The following are encoded together in the Oceanobacillus zhaokaii genome:
- the trxB gene encoding thioredoxin-disulfide reductase: MSEERMYDVIIAGAGPAGMTAAVYASRANLDTLMLERGMPGGQMANTEDVENYPGYDNILGPELSTKMFDHAKKFGAEYAYGEIKEVVDHGNYKTVIAGNKEYNTRALIITTGAQFKKLGIEGENELGGRGVSYCAVCDGAFFKQKNLVVIGGGDSAVEEGIYLTRFADKVTIVHRRDELRAQKIIQQRAFANEKIDFIWDTVVKKINGPEGKVSSVTLQNKITGEESEFAADGVFVYIGMVPLSEPFKSLGITNEEGYIPTNENMETSVPGVFAAGDIREKQLRQIVTATGDGSIAAESAIKYVEDLAEEAKTAAK; the protein is encoded by the coding sequence ATGTCCGAAGAACGTATGTATGATGTAATTATTGCCGGTGCAGGACCAGCAGGAATGACAGCAGCAGTGTATGCATCTCGTGCAAACTTAGATACATTAATGTTAGAACGAGGAATGCCTGGAGGACAAATGGCAAACACAGAAGATGTGGAGAACTATCCAGGATATGACAATATTTTAGGACCAGAACTGTCAACGAAAATGTTTGATCATGCAAAGAAATTCGGAGCAGAATATGCATACGGAGAAATCAAAGAAGTCGTTGATCATGGTAATTATAAGACAGTTATTGCTGGGAATAAAGAATATAATACGAGAGCACTGATTATTACGACTGGTGCGCAATTTAAGAAATTGGGTATCGAGGGTGAAAATGAACTCGGTGGCCGAGGTGTATCATATTGTGCAGTATGTGATGGTGCATTCTTTAAGCAGAAGAATCTCGTAGTTATCGGTGGTGGAGATTCTGCAGTTGAGGAAGGGATTTATTTAACACGATTTGCAGACAAAGTTACCATTGTTCACCGTCGTGATGAATTACGTGCTCAAAAGATTATTCAACAACGTGCATTTGCAAATGAAAAGATTGATTTTATTTGGGATACCGTTGTGAAGAAAATCAATGGACCAGAAGGAAAAGTAAGCAGTGTAACCCTTCAAAATAAAATTACTGGCGAAGAATCGGAATTCGCTGCGGATGGTGTCTTTGTATACATCGGAATGGTTCCACTTAGTGAACCATTTAAATCGCTTGGTATTACAAATGAAGAAGGCTACATTCCAACGAATGAAAACATGGAAACGAGTGTGCCAGGTGTATTTGCTGCAGGCGATATTCGTGAGAAACAACTTCGACAAATTGTGACAGCGACCGGTGATGGAAGTATTGCTGCTGAATCTGCGATCAAGTATGTAGAAGATCTTGCAGAAGAGGCGAAAACAGCTGCAAAATAA
- a CDS encoding tetratricopeptide repeat protein, which yields MAQVKNKAKEKSNNIIPFIPEGDFYFTKGVEAFQNRKFNIAVKWMKKAIEAKPNDPLYQCQMSVIYTEIGAYHAANQLLTNVLQSTEYTDCYYLIANNYAHLGLLNDAEKYVNLYLEKEPNGEFREDAIALLDLIDIADVDDEDDDFELEDEDELLIYQETAFYHMENMEWEKALPVIEKMITLFPEYMLAKHDYSQALFFLGRKEEAVQIELDILKQNPNTLYSHMNLALFYHELNEQAEFEKHMHSLLNVYPIHEQQKLRIAVTLARTARYQDAYLRFISLSKGIVKNHPSYYRWYSTTAFQVGEPEKALLLWEEGCKQHPILSKEEGPWG from the coding sequence ATGGCACAAGTGAAAAATAAAGCAAAAGAAAAATCAAATAACATTATCCCTTTTATTCCTGAAGGTGACTTTTATTTCACAAAAGGTGTCGAAGCCTTTCAAAATAGAAAGTTTAATATTGCTGTAAAATGGATGAAAAAGGCGATTGAAGCGAAGCCTAATGATCCTTTATATCAATGTCAAATGTCCGTTATTTATACAGAAATTGGTGCATACCATGCTGCAAACCAGTTGTTAACGAATGTATTACAATCAACGGAATATACGGATTGTTATTATTTAATTGCAAATAATTACGCACATTTAGGATTATTGAATGATGCGGAAAAATATGTAAATCTCTACCTCGAAAAAGAGCCAAATGGCGAGTTTAGAGAGGATGCTATCGCTTTATTAGATTTAATTGATATTGCTGATGTGGACGATGAAGATGATGACTTTGAGCTTGAGGATGAAGATGAATTGCTCATCTATCAGGAAACGGCATTTTACCATATGGAAAATATGGAATGGGAAAAAGCACTTCCGGTAATTGAAAAAATGATTACACTATTTCCTGAGTATATGCTTGCGAAGCATGATTACTCTCAAGCCCTATTTTTTTTAGGACGTAAAGAAGAAGCAGTACAAATAGAATTGGATATTCTAAAGCAAAATCCAAACACATTGTATAGTCATATGAATCTAGCACTGTTTTATCATGAATTAAATGAACAAGCAGAATTTGAAAAACATATGCATTCATTACTAAATGTATATCCAATTCATGAACAGCAAAAACTGCGTATTGCTGTAACATTAGCGAGAACAGCAAGATATCAGGATGCTTATCTGCGTTTTATATCACTTTCAAAAGGGATTGTCAAAAACCATCCATCCTATTATAGATGGTACAGTACCACTGCCTTTCAAGTTGGAGAGCCAGAAAAGGCGCTTTTATTATGGGAAGAAGGATGCAAGCAGCATCCAATATTATCGAAAGAAGAGGGACCTTGGGGATAA
- a CDS encoding glycerol-3-phosphate dehydrogenase/oxidase, which translates to MTILSSFNRKDTFNKLENESLDVLIVGGGITGAGIALDAVTRGLKVGLVEMQDFAGGTSSRSTKLVHGGLRYLQQFEIKMVAEIGKEREIVYENGPHVTTPEWMMLPFHKGSTLGPFTTNIGLRVYDFLAGVKKSERRKMFSPEQALQKEPLIKKDGLKGAGYYVEYKTDDARLTIEVMKKAVERGAHAINYAKVTEFIYDESHKISGITVEDQITQETYSLHAKKIINAGGPWVDELREIDGSKKGKTLHLTKGIHLVFPKEVFPLEQAIYFDTPDGRMIFAIPRDNKTYVGTTDTTYEGDIAHPVMTEADETYVLDAINYMFPSLNMQKKDVESSWAGIRPLIEEEGKNSPSEISRKDEIFVSDSGLISMAGGKLTGYRKMAEQAVDTVVEQLKTEEGILYTKSETIDLPISGGDVGGSKGYQTFLQRKVADGVALGLNKTTALDLASIYGSNVDTLYDIYQDRKEEAEKEGIDPAVFAKLIYAMENEAAYKPVDFFIRRTGALFFDINWVRRNKENVIQYMAKTLRWSGEQKQRYIAELEQLLHEAVTPTI; encoded by the coding sequence ATGACGATATTATCAAGCTTCAATCGTAAAGATACTTTCAACAAATTAGAAAACGAGTCTTTAGATGTATTAATCGTTGGTGGCGGTATTACTGGTGCAGGAATTGCTTTAGATGCCGTAACACGAGGATTAAAAGTTGGCCTAGTGGAAATGCAGGATTTCGCTGGTGGAACCTCCAGCCGATCAACAAAGCTTGTCCATGGAGGATTACGATATTTGCAGCAATTTGAAATTAAAATGGTAGCAGAAATTGGTAAGGAACGAGAGATTGTTTACGAAAATGGACCGCATGTAACGACCCCAGAGTGGATGATGTTGCCATTCCATAAAGGCAGCACATTAGGGCCATTCACAACGAATATAGGACTACGAGTGTATGACTTTTTGGCAGGGGTGAAGAAAAGTGAACGCCGAAAAATGTTTAGTCCAGAGCAAGCTTTGCAAAAAGAACCTTTAATTAAAAAAGATGGACTGAAAGGTGCAGGTTATTATGTGGAATATAAAACAGATGATGCAAGATTGACTATAGAGGTTATGAAGAAAGCTGTGGAAAGAGGGGCTCATGCGATAAATTATGCAAAAGTGACAGAATTTATTTATGATGAATCTCATAAGATTTCTGGAATAACGGTCGAGGATCAAATCACTCAAGAGACATACAGCCTTCATGCGAAAAAGATTATTAATGCTGGTGGTCCTTGGGTCGATGAATTACGAGAAATTGATGGTTCGAAAAAAGGTAAAACCTTGCATTTAACGAAAGGAATTCATCTTGTATTTCCAAAAGAGGTATTCCCGTTAGAACAAGCAATCTATTTTGATACACCAGACGGACGGATGATTTTCGCCATACCACGAGATAATAAAACATATGTAGGGACAACAGATACAACGTATGAGGGTGATATAGCTCATCCTGTAATGACAGAGGCAGATGAAACCTATGTACTCGATGCTATCAATTATATGTTCCCATCACTCAATATGCAGAAAAAGGATGTAGAATCAAGCTGGGCAGGAATTCGTCCATTAATTGAGGAAGAAGGAAAAAATAGCCCGAGTGAAATCTCACGTAAGGATGAAATCTTTGTATCTGATTCAGGTCTAATCTCAATGGCCGGTGGAAAATTAACCGGATATCGGAAAATGGCTGAACAGGCAGTTGATACAGTAGTTGAACAATTAAAAACTGAAGAAGGAATTCTATATACAAAATCGGAAACAATCGATTTACCTATATCTGGTGGAGACGTGGGTGGTTCTAAAGGTTACCAAACATTTCTGCAAAGGAAAGTAGCTGATGGTGTTGCTCTAGGATTAAATAAAACTACAGCTTTAGATTTGGCTTCGATATATGGATCGAATGTTGATACACTTTATGACATTTATCAAGATCGAAAAGAAGAGGCGGAAAAAGAGGGAATCGATCCAGCTGTATTTGCCAAACTCATTTACGCAATGGAAAATGAAGCAGCATATAAACCTGTTGATTTCTTCATTCGAAGGACGGGAGCATTGTTTTTTGACATAAATTGGGTGAGAAGAAACAAGGAAAATGTCATACAATATATGGCGAAGACTTTACGATGGAGCGGAGAGCAGAAGCAGCGTTATATTGCCGAATTAGAACAGTTATTGCATGAAGCAGTTACACCAACTATATAA
- the dhaM gene encoding dihydroxyacetone kinase phosphoryl donor subunit DhaM, translating into MTYVGIVLISHSPKIVEGVKELIRQVIHDVPIELAGGTEENEIGTSMDKIADAIKAADRGKGVILFYDIGSAKMNAEMAIEITEMKAVLIEAPLVEGSYVAAVESGMGKSLEEVINAVEKAF; encoded by the coding sequence ATGACATACGTTGGAATCGTACTAATTTCTCATAGCCCCAAAATAGTGGAAGGTGTGAAAGAGTTAATTCGCCAAGTAATCCATGATGTTCCAATTGAATTGGCTGGCGGAACAGAAGAAAACGAGATTGGGACAAGTATGGATAAGATTGCAGATGCAATAAAAGCTGCAGACAGAGGGAAAGGTGTAATCCTATTCTATGATATTGGTAGTGCAAAAATGAACGCAGAAATGGCAATCGAAATAACAGAAATGAAAGCGGTATTAATTGAAGCGCCTTTAGTTGAAGGCTCATATGTTGCGGCTGTTGAATCTGGAATGGGAAAAAGTTTGGAAGAGGTCATAAATGCGGTTGAGAAGGCTTTCTAA
- the dhaL gene encoding dihydroxyacetone kinase subunit DhaL, whose protein sequence is MEFRVEDAIQWFTKVNDKIQENKEYLTSLDQVIGDSDHGINMARGFQEVMSKLSAQEYEEVADVLKDVAMTLISKVGGASGPLFGTAFLKFSQAVKGINPVEYPSFTNGLEEALQGVMQRGKATLGEKTMIDVWSPVADAFQSADNFEENPFVEVAKRATENTKDIIATKGRAAYFKEKSIGHIDPGAASTYIIFEALAEVIKGRK, encoded by the coding sequence ATGGAATTTCGAGTAGAAGATGCCATACAATGGTTTACAAAGGTAAATGATAAAATTCAAGAAAACAAAGAATACTTAACCTCCCTGGACCAAGTAATTGGGGATAGTGATCATGGAATTAATATGGCTAGAGGGTTTCAAGAAGTCATGAGTAAACTATCAGCACAGGAATACGAAGAAGTTGCAGATGTTTTAAAAGATGTGGCAATGACCCTAATATCTAAGGTCGGTGGCGCTTCTGGTCCATTGTTCGGGACTGCCTTCTTGAAATTTTCCCAAGCTGTTAAAGGTATTAATCCAGTTGAATATCCTAGTTTTACGAACGGTCTTGAAGAAGCATTACAAGGCGTAATGCAACGTGGAAAAGCAACACTTGGTGAGAAAACGATGATTGATGTTTGGTCACCTGTTGCCGACGCTTTTCAATCGGCAGATAATTTTGAGGAAAATCCTTTTGTTGAAGTAGCCAAGAGAGCGACGGAGAATACAAAGGATATCATCGCAACGAAGGGGCGAGCAGCATATTTTAAAGAAAAATCAATTGGACATATTGACCCAGGCGCTGCTTCCACATATATAATTTTTGAAGCTTTAGCAGAAGTAATCAAAGGGAGAAAATAG
- the dhaK gene encoding dihydroxyacetone kinase subunit DhaK, with the protein MKKIINDPNMVVQDMLKGMVAANTATIKQLPETTVIARCDAPTINKVGLVSGGGSGHEPAHAGYVGKGMLDAAVAGEVFTSPTPDQVLEAIKAVDGGAGVFLVIKNYTGDVLNFEMASELAEAEGIRVEHVIVNDDVAVEDSSFTTGRRGIAGTIFVHKIAGAKAEQGAALDEVKSVAERVVANVRSMGMALTPCTVPAAGKPSFELKENEMEIGIGIHGESGIERKEISTADEIASELVNKILEDGIHENGDEVAVMINGLGSTPEMELYVVNSKVNETLIEKGIHVYKTFVGEYMTALEMAGFSVTLLKLDDELKSLLDFGSEAPAFRV; encoded by the coding sequence TTGAAAAAGATTATTAATGATCCAAATATGGTTGTCCAAGATATGTTAAAAGGGATGGTTGCTGCAAATACTGCAACGATAAAACAGTTACCTGAAACAACAGTGATTGCCAGATGTGATGCACCAACTATTAATAAAGTTGGCTTAGTAAGCGGCGGTGGAAGTGGCCATGAGCCTGCCCACGCCGGGTATGTGGGTAAAGGAATGCTTGATGCTGCTGTTGCAGGGGAGGTTTTTACATCTCCTACTCCGGATCAGGTGTTAGAAGCTATCAAAGCAGTAGATGGTGGTGCTGGTGTTTTTCTAGTGATAAAAAATTATACTGGTGATGTGCTGAATTTTGAGATGGCTTCTGAATTAGCTGAAGCAGAAGGAATTAGGGTGGAGCATGTAATAGTTAACGATGATGTTGCCGTCGAGGATAGTTCCTTTACTACAGGCAGGAGAGGAATTGCGGGCACTATCTTCGTCCATAAAATTGCTGGTGCAAAGGCGGAGCAAGGTGCAGCATTAGATGAGGTGAAATCAGTTGCCGAAAGAGTAGTTGCAAATGTCCGTTCGATGGGAATGGCTTTAACGCCCTGTACTGTTCCTGCTGCTGGTAAGCCTAGCTTTGAGCTAAAGGAAAATGAAATGGAAATTGGAATTGGCATTCATGGTGAGTCGGGAATAGAGCGGAAGGAAATTTCGACTGCAGATGAAATTGCCAGTGAATTGGTTAATAAAATTCTTGAGGATGGTATACATGAAAACGGTGATGAAGTTGCCGTCATGATTAATGGATTAGGCTCTACACCAGAAATGGAATTATATGTTGTAAACAGTAAGGTAAATGAAACTCTAATTGAAAAAGGCATTCATGTTTACAAAACGTTTGTTGGGGAATATATGACAGCATTAGAAATGGCTGGTTTTTCTGTGACCCTACTGAAACTAGATGATGAACTTAAAAGTTTGCTTGATTTCGGGTCAGAGGCGCCTGCTTTTCGTGTGTAA
- the glpK gene encoding glycerol kinase GlpK — translation MSEKYILSLDQGTTSSRAILFNHKGEIVETGQKEFQQFFPKPGWVEHDANEIWTSVLACIADVLRKSDVDPSQIAGIGITNQRETTVVWDKHTGKPIYHAIVWQSRQTESICKSLAEQGYNDIIREKTGLLIDPYFSGTKVKWILDNVEGAREKAEAGDLLFGTMDTWLVYQLSGKKTHITDYSNASRTLMFNIYDLKWDDELLDILTVPKSMLPEVRQSSEVYANTVSYHFYGHEVPIAGIAGDQQAALFGQACFEQGMAKNTYGTGCFMLMNTGEKAVQSENGLLTTLAWGVDGKVEYALEGSIFVAGSAIQWLRDGLKLIESAPQSEAFAKQVDTTDGVYMVPAFVGLGTPYWDSDARGAVFGLTRGTTKEHFIRATLESLAYQTKDVLDAMIVDSGIELKALRVDGGAVKNDLLMQFQSDMLSVPVERPVVQETTALGAAYLAGLAVGYWQDKEEIAKQWQNDRTFTKEMEDEQRDELYSGWKKAVAATREFK, via the coding sequence ATGAGCGAAAAATACATTTTATCATTAGATCAAGGAACAACAAGTTCAAGAGCAATTTTATTTAATCATAAAGGCGAAATTGTGGAAACAGGACAAAAGGAATTCCAGCAATTTTTCCCAAAACCAGGTTGGGTAGAACATGACGCGAATGAGATTTGGACATCTGTACTAGCTTGTATCGCTGATGTACTGCGGAAATCAGATGTTGACCCGAGCCAGATTGCTGGTATTGGGATTACAAATCAGCGTGAAACAACGGTTGTTTGGGATAAACATACTGGGAAACCGATATATCATGCTATCGTCTGGCAATCAAGGCAAACAGAGTCTATATGTAAATCGTTAGCTGAACAAGGCTATAACGATATTATTAGAGAAAAAACCGGCTTGCTGATTGATCCATATTTTTCCGGAACAAAGGTAAAATGGATTCTTGATAATGTTGAAGGTGCTAGAGAAAAAGCGGAAGCAGGCGATCTATTATTTGGCACGATGGATACATGGCTTGTTTATCAGCTTTCAGGTAAGAAAACCCATATCACAGATTATTCAAATGCATCTCGTACATTAATGTTCAATATTTATGATCTTAAATGGGATGATGAGTTACTTGATATTCTAACCGTGCCGAAAAGTATGCTGCCAGAGGTACGCCAGTCTTCTGAAGTTTATGCAAATACTGTTAGTTACCACTTCTATGGACATGAGGTGCCAATCGCTGGAATTGCTGGTGACCAGCAAGCAGCACTATTTGGTCAAGCGTGCTTTGAACAGGGAATGGCAAAAAATACGTACGGAACAGGTTGCTTTATGTTAATGAATACTGGTGAGAAAGCTGTTCAGTCAGAAAATGGACTTTTAACTACATTAGCGTGGGGTGTTGATGGAAAAGTAGAATACGCTTTAGAGGGAAGTATTTTCGTTGCAGGTTCTGCAATCCAGTGGTTACGAGATGGTTTGAAATTAATTGAAAGTGCTCCTCAAAGTGAGGCGTTTGCTAAACAAGTGGATACAACGGATGGGGTGTATATGGTCCCTGCGTTTGTTGGTCTTGGAACACCATACTGGGATAGTGATGCACGTGGTGCTGTATTTGGATTAACTCGGGGAACAACAAAGGAGCATTTTATTCGCGCAACACTAGAATCATTAGCATATCAAACGAAGGATGTGCTCGATGCAATGATCGTTGACTCAGGGATTGAATTAAAGGCATTAAGAGTCGACGGCGGGGCAGTTAAAAATGATCTTCTGATGCAATTTCAAAGTGATATGCTGAGTGTGCCTGTAGAACGTCCAGTAGTGCAGGAAACAACAGCCCTTGGAGCAGCCTATCTTGCTGGCTTAGCTGTAGGTTATTGGCAGGATAAAGAGGAAATCGCCAAGCAATGGCAAAATGACCGTACATTTACGAAAGAAATGGAAGACGAACAGCGTGATGAATTATATTCAGGATGGAAAAAGGCAGTAGCAGCTACAAGGGAATTTAAATAA
- a CDS encoding MIP/aquaporin family protein, translating into MSEFLGELIGTMVLIIFGGGVVGGVVLKNTKAEGAGWIVITIGWGLAVTMGVYAVGKFTGAHLNPAVTLGFASVGDFPWAKVPVYISAQILGAFIGGIIVFLNYLPHWKATKDQAAKLAVFSTGPAIRSPFSNLISEIIGTFILVMGLMFIGANEFTEGLNPLIVGALIVAIGMSLGGTTGYAINPARDLGPRIAHALLPIPGKGSSDWSYSWIPIVGPILGGIYGAVFYHAIFLGNFSTLFWIFSVIVAVIIVGAAYTELTKSDNSSQKIQEKIG; encoded by the coding sequence ATGTCGGAGTTCTTAGGTGAATTGATTGGCACAATGGTTCTTATCATCTTCGGTGGCGGAGTAGTCGGCGGTGTAGTATTGAAAAATACGAAAGCAGAAGGGGCAGGCTGGATTGTAATCACAATTGGTTGGGGATTAGCTGTTACAATGGGGGTATATGCAGTAGGGAAGTTTACAGGTGCACACTTAAATCCAGCTGTAACATTGGGATTTGCATCTGTTGGTGATTTTCCATGGGCAAAGGTTCCAGTATATATTAGTGCGCAAATTCTCGGCGCGTTTATCGGGGGAATTATCGTATTTCTTAATTATTTGCCGCATTGGAAAGCTACGAAGGATCAAGCTGCAAAACTAGCTGTGTTCTCAACTGGTCCAGCGATTCGAAGTCCATTCTCTAATTTAATTAGTGAAATAATTGGAACATTTATTTTAGTGATGGGGCTAATGTTTATTGGTGCAAATGAATTTACAGAAGGTTTAAATCCATTAATCGTTGGTGCATTAATCGTCGCTATTGGTATGTCCCTTGGAGGAACTACAGGTTATGCGATAAATCCTGCACGCGACTTAGGCCCACGAATTGCACATGCGTTACTGCCGATTCCTGGTAAAGGCAGCTCAGACTGGAGCTATTCATGGATTCCTATCGTCGGTCCAATACTTGGTGGAATATATGGAGCAGTGTTTTATCATGCAATATTCTTAGGAAACTTCTCTACCCTGTTTTGGATTTTTAGTGTGATTGTAGCAGTTATTATAGTTGGAGCAGCATATACAGAATTAACGAAAAGTGATAATAGTTCGCAAAAAATACAAGAAAAAATTGGATAG
- a CDS encoding glycerol-3-phosphate responsive antiterminator — MDVPKGVIPAIRSMKNFDKALETRHETIIFLETRLGQLKSMVDYAKRANKKVLIHFDLIQGLKADEYGMEFLIREIKPDGILSTRANVISLAKKHKLLAIQRMFLLDSLALDHNLKLIERSRPDCIEVLPGLMPSMIEQIYENTKLPLIAGGLITKEEDVRNALDAGAIAISTSEKYLWDF, encoded by the coding sequence ATGGACGTTCCTAAAGGAGTAATTCCTGCAATTCGATCGATGAAAAATTTTGACAAAGCCTTGGAAACTAGACATGAAACTATTATTTTCTTAGAAACCCGGCTCGGGCAGTTGAAGAGTATGGTCGATTATGCAAAACGAGCAAATAAGAAGGTCCTTATTCATTTTGACTTAATACAAGGGTTGAAAGCAGATGAATATGGAATGGAGTTTTTAATTCGTGAAATTAAGCCAGATGGCATTTTATCGACAAGGGCAAATGTTATATCGTTGGCAAAGAAACATAAGCTATTAGCGATTCAGCGGATGTTCTTACTTGATAGTTTAGCACTGGATCATAATTTAAAACTTATTGAACGTTCACGACCAGATTGTATCGAGGTTCTTCCTGGATTAATGCCTAGCATGATAGAACAAATTTATGAAAATACGAAGCTGCCGCTTATTGCTGGTGGATTAATTACAAAGGAAGAGGATGTCAGAAATGCACTCGATGCAGGTGCAATTGCTATTTCTACATCTGAGAAATATTTATGGGATTTTTAA
- a CDS encoding acyltransferase, whose translation MRKTERYKIEGPNSLWQLYKTVSFWKVFKNTVIILIVKFVPFMGLKNWLYRTFLKMKIGDHTAIAFMVTPDIMFPEKIKIGRNSIIGYNTTILAHEYLIDEYRLGEVSIGDEVMIGANTTILPGITIGDRAIVSAGAVIHKDVPAGAFVGGNPMKLIYTKEEMEKRNSSRR comes from the coding sequence ATGCGGAAAACCGAGCGATATAAGATAGAAGGACCTAATTCATTATGGCAATTATATAAAACAGTATCATTTTGGAAGGTTTTTAAAAATACGGTTATCATCCTAATCGTTAAATTCGTCCCTTTTATGGGGTTGAAAAACTGGTTATATCGCACATTCCTAAAAATGAAAATCGGCGATCATACAGCGATTGCGTTTATGGTCACTCCAGATATTATGTTCCCTGAAAAAATAAAGATTGGAAGAAATAGTATCATTGGTTATAACACAACAATCTTGGCACATGAATATTTAATTGATGAATATAGACTGGGGGAAGTGAGTATTGGCGACGAGGTAATGATTGGCGCCAATACGACCATTTTACCTGGTATAACAATCGGTGACCGTGCGATTGTATCGGCAGGAGCAGTCATACACAAGGACGTGCCTGCAGGTGCTTTTGTAGGGGGGAATCCAATGAAACTAATTTATACAAAAGAAGAGATGGAAAAGAGAAATAGTTCTAGGCGGTGA
- the ppaX gene encoding pyrophosphatase PpaX — MNIDTVLFDLDGTLIDTNQLIIDSFKYTFNHYQLTFTEEEIIDFNGPPLIETFHNIDPDRVEEMIAKYREHNLAEHDNYVKAFPLVRETLEELKKNNIRLGIVTTKMKATAIKGLVLTGLDSFFDTIITLDDVTHPKPHPEPVMKAMQTLGAEASATLMVGDNSHDIESGNNAGVLTAGVAWSLKGRERLLAHHPTYLIEDMRDLLTIVGV; from the coding sequence ATGAACATAGATACGGTACTTTTTGATTTAGATGGAACACTAATTGATACGAACCAGCTTATTATCGATTCATTTAAGTATACTTTTAATCACTATCAACTAACATTTACAGAAGAAGAGATAATCGATTTTAATGGACCGCCACTAATCGAAACATTTCATAATATTGATCCGGATCGGGTAGAAGAAATGATTGCAAAGTATCGGGAACATAATCTTGCGGAACATGATAATTATGTTAAAGCTTTTCCACTAGTAAGGGAAACCTTAGAAGAACTAAAAAAGAATAATATAAGACTGGGAATTGTCACTACAAAGATGAAGGCAACTGCAATAAAAGGGTTAGTACTTACAGGATTGGATTCATTTTTCGATACGATTATTACGTTAGATGATGTAACGCATCCGAAGCCACATCCGGAACCGGTTATGAAAGCAATGCAGACATTAGGTGCCGAAGCAAGTGCGACCTTAATGGTTGGTGACAACTCTCACGATATTGAATCTGGGAATAATGCTGGTGTACTGACTGCTGGAGTTGCTTGGTCATTGAAAGGAAGAGAACGTCTTCTCGCACATCATCCAACATATCTGATAGAGGATATGCGTGATTTATTGACAATAGTAGGAGTGTAG